The following proteins are co-located in the Calliphora vicina chromosome 2, idCalVici1.1, whole genome shotgun sequence genome:
- the LOC135950915 gene encoding putative uncharacterized protein DDB_G0277255 → MTTSSSTNLTTAKSNDLKTASPTTTTTVANSSSTNTSTSTITTTSTTTQSNTTSNTSSTAIINSKYSLINNHNNNNNGNQCQQQQQNKKTKTTTTIIQQSQQRQQQQEQQQSLIQQRSNNLINSSLSSNTNNSSSNPHSSTMIKTSSKFVYNKPQNHYELLQQRLHMQQEFAQLLTSLAQQHQQPFSAASASSQAAAAAAFNNPSLGASTSAAAAAAAAAATTNAAKNSLSSFLPFSNWFF, encoded by the coding sequence atgacaaCCTCCTCCTCTACTAACCTGACCACCGCAAAAAGTAATGATTTGAAAACGGCCTCTCCAACCACCACAACGACTGTAGCAAATTCTTCTTCGACCAACACTTCGACGTCAACGATTACTACTACTTCTACTACCACACAATCAAACACTACATCCAACACGTCCTCCACGGCTATAATAAACTCGAAATATTCCTTAATTAAtaatcacaacaacaacaacaacggcaATCAAtgtcagcaacaacaacaaaataaaaaaaccaaaactacAACCACTATTATACAACAATCACAACAAAGacagcaacaacaagaacaGCAACAATCATTGATACAACAAcgttcaaataatttaattaattcctCACTTTCCTCCAACACGAATAATTCCTCATCGAATCCGCATTCTTCCACCATGATAAAAACATCTTCAAAATTTGTCTACAACAAACCTCAAAATCATTATGAATTGCTTCAACAACGTCTGCACATGCAACAAGAATTTGCTCAACTTTTAACAAGTTTGGcccaacaacatcaacaaccaTTTTCGGCCGCCTCCGCTTCTTCACAAGCCGCTGCAGCAGCCGCATTCAATAATCCATCGTTGGGTGCATCTACTTCAGCTGCAGCTGCTGCAGCAGCGGCGGCCGCCACCACAAACGCAGCCAAAAATTCCTTATCATcttttttaccattttcaaattggtttttctaa
- the LOC135952446 gene encoding ELAV-like protein 2 isoform X1: MMTTSSSTGNTMVEGQQQQNGGAATAQNTQNNNNPNANNNNNDTDPKTNLIVNYLPQTMSQEDIRALFVTFGEVESCKLIRDKVTGQSLGYGFVNYVKQEDAEKAISSLNGLRLQNKTIKVSIARPSSESIKGANLYVSGLPKNMTQPDLEQLFSPYGKIITSRILCDNITAGPIDQGLSKGVGFIRFDQRHEADQAIKALNGTIPKNATEPIVVKFANNPSNNKAFQPLTAYLTPQNPRTRGFPTGAAGAAAAAAAAAIHPTAAGRYSSVISRYSPLTGDILANTMLPGNPINGSGWCIFVYNLAQETEENVLWQLFGPFGAVQSVKVIRDLQTNKCKGFGFVTMTNYEEAVLAIQSLNGYTLGNRVLQVSFKTNKTKQT, translated from the exons ATGATGACTACCAGCTCATCAACGGGCAACACAATGGTTGAGggtcaacaacaacaaaatggaGGAGCTGCTACCGctcaaaatacacaaaataacaataatccCAATgcgaataacaacaacaatgacaCTGAcccaaaaactaatttaattgtCAACTATTTGCCACAAACCATGTCTCAAGAGGACATTCGTGCTCTCTTTGTTACTTTCGGCGAAGTAGAATCTTGTAAATTAATTAGGGACAAAGTAACAG GTCAAAGTCTTGGATATGGATTTGTCAACTATGTTAAACAGGAAGACGCAGAAAAGGCCATCAGTTCATTAAACGGTTTACGTTTGCAAAATAAAACGATTAAG GTGTCTATTGCCCGTCCCAGTTCTGAATCAATTAAAGGTGCTAATTTATATGTATCTGGTCTTCCCAAAAACATGACACAACCAGATTTGGAGCAATTATTTAGTCCATATGGAAAAATAATTACCTCAAGAATATTATGTGACAATATAACGG CCGGACCTATTGATCAGG gtCTTTCAAAGGGGGTTGGTTTTATACGGTTTGACCAACGCCATGAAGCCGATCAAGCTATTAAAGCTTTAAATGGTACTATACCAAAAAATGCCACCGAACCGATTGTGGTGAAATTTGCGAATAATCCTAGCAATAATAAAGCCTTCCAACCATTGACGGCATATTTAACACCACAGAATCCCAGAACTCGAGGATTTCCAACTGGTGCAGCTGGAGCGGCAGCAGCTGCTGCAGCAGCAGCCATACATCCAACAGCGGCTGGAAGATATAG TTCTGTTATTTCCCGATATTCACCGTTAACCGGTGATATTTTGGCGAATACCATGTTGCCAGGTAATCCCATCAATGGCTCTGGTTGGTGTATTTTCGTGTATAATTTGGCTCAAGAAACTGAAGAAAATGTTTTATGGCAATTGTTCGGACCCTTTGGTGCCGTGCAATCCGTTAAG GTCATACGTGATTTGCAGACGAATAAATGTAAGGGTTTTGGTTTTGtcactatgaccaattatgaagaAGCTGTTCTTGCAATACAATCATTGAATGGTTATACGTTGGGCAATCGTGTATTACAAGTTAGTTTTAAgacaaacaaaactaaacaaacgtaa
- the LOC135952446 gene encoding ELAV-like protein 2 isoform X2, whose product MMTTSSSTGNTMVEGQQQQNGGAATAQNTQNNNNPNANNNNNDTDPKTNLIVNYLPQTMSQEDIRALFVTFGEVESCKLIRDKVTGQSLGYGFVNYVKQEDAEKAISSLNGLRLQNKTIKVSIARPSSESIKGANLYVSGLPKNMTQPDLEQLFSPYGKIITSRILCDNITGLSKGVGFIRFDQRHEADQAIKALNGTIPKNATEPIVVKFANNPSNNKAFQPLTAYLTPQNPRTRGFPTGAAGAAAAAAAAAIHPTAAGRYSSVISRYSPLTGDILANTMLPGNPINGSGWCIFVYNLAQETEENVLWQLFGPFGAVQSVKVIRDLQTNKCKGFGFVTMTNYEEAVLAIQSLNGYTLGNRVLQVSFKTNKTKQT is encoded by the exons ATGATGACTACCAGCTCATCAACGGGCAACACAATGGTTGAGggtcaacaacaacaaaatggaGGAGCTGCTACCGctcaaaatacacaaaataacaataatccCAATgcgaataacaacaacaatgacaCTGAcccaaaaactaatttaattgtCAACTATTTGCCACAAACCATGTCTCAAGAGGACATTCGTGCTCTCTTTGTTACTTTCGGCGAAGTAGAATCTTGTAAATTAATTAGGGACAAAGTAACAG GTCAAAGTCTTGGATATGGATTTGTCAACTATGTTAAACAGGAAGACGCAGAAAAGGCCATCAGTTCATTAAACGGTTTACGTTTGCAAAATAAAACGATTAAG GTGTCTATTGCCCGTCCCAGTTCTGAATCAATTAAAGGTGCTAATTTATATGTATCTGGTCTTCCCAAAAACATGACACAACCAGATTTGGAGCAATTATTTAGTCCATATGGAAAAATAATTACCTCAAGAATATTATGTGACAATATAACGG gtCTTTCAAAGGGGGTTGGTTTTATACGGTTTGACCAACGCCATGAAGCCGATCAAGCTATTAAAGCTTTAAATGGTACTATACCAAAAAATGCCACCGAACCGATTGTGGTGAAATTTGCGAATAATCCTAGCAATAATAAAGCCTTCCAACCATTGACGGCATATTTAACACCACAGAATCCCAGAACTCGAGGATTTCCAACTGGTGCAGCTGGAGCGGCAGCAGCTGCTGCAGCAGCAGCCATACATCCAACAGCGGCTGGAAGATATAG TTCTGTTATTTCCCGATATTCACCGTTAACCGGTGATATTTTGGCGAATACCATGTTGCCAGGTAATCCCATCAATGGCTCTGGTTGGTGTATTTTCGTGTATAATTTGGCTCAAGAAACTGAAGAAAATGTTTTATGGCAATTGTTCGGACCCTTTGGTGCCGTGCAATCCGTTAAG GTCATACGTGATTTGCAGACGAATAAATGTAAGGGTTTTGGTTTTGtcactatgaccaattatgaagaAGCTGTTCTTGCAATACAATCATTGAATGGTTATACGTTGGGCAATCGTGTATTACAAGTTAGTTTTAAgacaaacaaaactaaacaaacgtaa